The Kribbella sp. HUAS MG21 genome includes the window TCCTCCTCGGGCCCGCCCTCCAGAGCGAGGCCGCATGAGCAGTCCAGGCGCGACCGGCTGGAACGACGCCGCACGTGACGCGTCCTTGTCGCACCTGCCCGATCACATCCGGCGAGCCATCGAGATCACACCCGCCGCAGGCACCAGCGAACGGATCATCGACATCACGACGCTCGGCCGCCGCACCGGCCGACCACGCCGCATCGAGATCTTCTTCAACCGAGCTGCCGGCAACACGTACCTGTGCAGCGGCGCCGGCGGCGCCGCGACCGACTGGCACGCGAACCTCCTCGCCAACCCCGACTTCACCTTCCACCTGAAGAACAAGATCCGCGCAGACCTGCCCGCACGAGCCACACCCGTCACCGACCCAGCCGAACGCCAGGCCGTACTGACGGAAATCGTCGCGGACCTCAATCAACCCCACGACCCCGGCACCATCCGCCCAACCCACCTCGAGGACTGGACCAACAGCCGACTGATGCGCATCAGCTTCCACGACCAACCGTGATCGCGGACCCCGTCGACAGACGCGGGTGTAACCGGCGCGGCGGTCCCAGACGGACGCCGAGGTCTTCAGAGCCGGCCAAACCTCGAACCCGACCGCGCGGGCAGCAGGCGCCGGATCCCGCTGAACGGCGCAACCCCGCACCCGCCAGCCGACAACAACCGGCGTGAGCCGGAAGCCACCGGCGTAAGCCGGAAGTAGACCCGGGCGCCAAGCCCCGGGCGGATGAGAGCGGGCGTTGCGGGTGCGCTGAGGAGCGCAGCGACATAGGAAGCGCCTGCGGAGCACGCGTAGGCCTATCCGTCTGCCGGAGCATCCGCATTCGCCCCCGGTCGGAACAGCACCCCGGCCGCGGCGCAGCCCGCAGTAGATGAAGGGCGCAAGCCCGCACCCGCCGGCGGCAGCCGGCAATAGCCGGCGCAAGCCGGAACTCCCGGCGTTAGCCGGAAGAACCGGCGGAAGCCGGAAACTAAGATCCGGGCGCTAAGCCCGGGGGTGGGTGGGAGCGCGCTGAGCGGGCGCGCTGAGGAGCGCAGCGACGAAGGAAGCGCCTGCGTAGCACGCGTGGGATCGACCGCCCCCAGCAAAACCCCCTACCCCTTGGACCCGAGAAGGTTCTGCAGGTCGTCGAGGACCTTCATCGCGCCGATGGGACCCAGCCCGAGGAACCACACCTCGTCGTCGACCCGCTCGGCCTTCCCCGCCTTCACAGCAGCCAGCGACTTCCAGAGGTTGCCGTTGACAACCTTGTTCTCGTCGGTGGTTTCCGGCTTGCCGTAGCTCGAGTAGAAGATCCAGTCCCCGGCGCCCTGGCCGATGTTCTCCTGGGAGACCTCGACGGCAAGATCCTCGACGTCCTGGATCTTGGGCCGCGGCAGGCCGACATCCTTCAAGATCACACCGATGAACGACTTGTTGCCGTACAACCGGATCTCCCCCGGCCGGAACCGGACGAGCGAGATCGTCGGCGTACCCTCGACCTTCGACTTCACCTCGTCGGCGCGCTTCTGGTAGCCGTTCAGGATCTCGGTCGCCTTGGATTCCTCGCCGACCGAGTCCGCGACCAGCAAGAAGTTCTCCTTCCACGGGAACCCCGGCCGGATGCTGAACACGGTCGGCGCGATCGCGCTGAGCTTGTCGTACAGGTCGTTCGCCCGCAGCTTGCTGCCGAGGATCAGATCGGGCTTGAGCGCCGCGATCGCCTCGAGGTTCAGTTCGCTGATCCCGCCGACGGTCTTGATGCCCTGCGCCTTGTCCGCGAGGTACGACGGTACGCCGTTCTGGCCGGCCGTCGTCGCCATCCCGACGGGAGTGATGCCCAGCGCGAGGACGTCGTCGAGTTCGCCGCTGTCGAGTACGACGATCTTCGAGGGCTTCGCCTCGAGCTTGGTCTCGCCGAGCGCGTGCTTGACCGTGCGCGGGAACGCGCCGGGCGCGGCGTCCGATCCGAGTTTCGCGGTCTCGGCGTCGGCGGTGCCGAACAGCCGCCCGCCGGTGGCCACTTCCTTGTCACCGACGCCGGCGTCCGCGCTCTTGGTGTCCCCGCCGCCACCACAGCCGGCGAGTACGAGGACTGCGGCCGACGCGACGATTCCGATCAGCTTCTTCACGGACGTTGAGACTACAACAAAGTTGGTTAGGTTCACCTAAGCAGGTCCAGCTGTTGGCCGGCCGCCAGCTCGACGGTCCGCTCCCCGCCCTGCCAGGCGATCCGGTGCGTTCCGGCGTACGTCGCCCGTACGACGGCCTCGGTCAGCGCGCCGTCCCGCCAGCTCACGTCGAACGCCAGCCCGCCGCGCGCCCGCAGGCCGCGGAACGACCCGTCCGGCCACTCGGTCGGCAGCGCGGGCAGGATCCGGATGACGTCGGTGTGGCTCTGCAGCAACAGTTCGGGGATGCAGCCGGTCATGCCGAAGTTGGCGTCGATCTGGAAGATGTCGCCGTCGCGGTGCAGCAGGTTGTCCGACACCAGCCGGCTCAGGTAGTCCTGGATCACCGCGACGGCACGTGCCGGTTCGTACAGCCTGGCCCAGAGTGCCACCAGCCAGGCCGCGGTCCAGCCGCCGTTCACGGCACCGGCGGTTCGCAGCTCCAACGAAGCGCGTGCGGCCGCGGCCCAATCCGGCGTACGCACCGGATCGATCTCGGCGCCCGGATACAGCCCGTAGAGGTGCGACTGGTGCCGATGCTGCGGCTCGGACGGCGCCCAGTCCGTCGGCCACTCGTGCAGCCGGCCGTCCGGCGTCACCCGGATGTCCGGGAGACGCGCCGCGGTCGCCCGCGCCGCCAGCGGCGACGAGAGTCCCAGGACGCCCTCCGCCTCCACGAGGTTGGCGAACAGCTCGCGGATCAGCCAGATGTCGTACGTCGACGTGAGATCGACCGAGGCCTTCGCACCGGACGGCAGGACGAAGTGGTGCTCCGGAGCCGTCGACGGGATGAACTGCAGTACGCCGTCCCGGTCCGGCACCAGCATCGACAGCACGAACTCGGCCGCGCCCGCAATCACCGGATACGCCCGCTCCCGCAGGAAGTCGACGTCCGATGTGAAGCGGTAATGCTCCATCAGATGCGCCGTCAGCCAGACCCCGCAGGTCGCGCACATCGCCCAGACGGGATCGTCGCCGCCCTCGCCGACCGGCCAGGTCGCCCGCCACAGGTCTGCGTTGTGGTGCGCGACCCAGCCCGGGGCGTCGTACAGGATCCTGGCAGTCTCGGCACCCGACTCGGCGAGGCCTTCGAGGAGGTCGGTGAGCGGTTCGAAGCACTCGCTCAGGCCGGTCAGGTCGGCGAGCCAGTAGTTCATCTGGGTGTTGATGTTGTTGGTCCAGTCGCTGGCCCACATCGGCCTGCGGTCCTGGTTCCAGATGCCTTGCAGGTTGGCCGCCTGCGTACCCGGCCGGGAGGACGCCATCAGCAGGTAGCGACCGAGGTTGAACGTCAGCGCGACCAGGTCCGGGTCGTTGCCGCCGGCAGCGACCGCTCGCAGGCGATCAGCCGTCGGATTGTCGACAATCGGACCGAGCTCCAGCGAGGCCCGGTCGTACAGCGCGACGTGATCCTCGACGTGCCGCTCCCGAAGTTTGTCCACGGCAACCGAATCCAGCACGTCGACCGAATCCAGCACCTCGACCGCCGCGGCGAGCGCGACGAGCGGATCCCGGCCCGGCGGCACCTTCCAGCCCGCGAACGTGCTCGCCGCCGCCAGCACCACCGTCACCCGCGAGGCCCCACGCACCACAACACCTTCGGCGGACGTCACCACGGAGCCGTCGGCGAACACCCGCAACGCGACACCGAACCCGATGCCGCGCCCTTCCTGGTACCGGATCGGGTCCGGCGAATCCCGGTACTCGATCGTCAGGTCCGACGGCGCATGACCGACGACTCCATAAATGTCGCCGGTCGCCTCCACCCGCACCGGATGCTGGCTCTCCAACCCGATCTGCAGGTCGACAACCGGATTGTCGGCAATCAGCGTCCACACCAGCACCTGGTCCGGCGCCGACACGAACGTCTCCCCGCGGAACCGCACGCCGTCCACCGTGTAGTCGACGGCGGCGATCCCACTCCGCAGATCCAAACTCCGTCGGTACCCCGCGAGCGGCGCAGCCGGCGCTGCGGAGGCGGCGGAGGCGGCGGAGGCGGAGGTGGGGGTGGCGGAGGTGGGGGTGGCGGAGGTGGGGGTGGCGGAGGTGGGGGTGGCGGAGGTGGGGGTGGCGGAGGTGGGGGTGGCGGAGGTGGGGGTGGCGGAGGTGGGGGTGGCGGAGGAGATCACCAGGTCGGCGAGCGGCTGGTACGACTCCACCAGCGGGCCCTGCAGCGCCCGTGTGCGTTCGGTTGCCGCCAGTTGGTCGTCGTCCTCCAGCAGCATCCGGCGTACGTCGGCCAGCACAGCCGGCCCGTCGGCGACGGTCAGCGTGCGCGGACCGTCGCCGGACCAGACGTCGTCGAGGTTGAGCGCGATCCGCTCGTCGGCGACCTGGCCGTACACCTTCGCGCCGAGCCGCCCGTTGCCCAGCGGCAACGCCTCGAACCAGTCCGGCGCCGGCGTACGGAACCACAGTTCATGCGACAACTACTTGCTCCCGGACTTGTACTTGTCGTACGCCTGCTGGTTGATCTCCAGGTACCGCGGCATCCCCGTGCTCTCCAACCCCTTCACGTACGCGTCCCACTCGGTGTCGATGTTCTTCGACCCGGTGATGAACGCCAACTGGTTCTGGTTCACATAGTTGTTCAGGTTGGTCTGCAGCGTGGCGAGCTCACCGCTCAGGCTCGGGTCCGGCCAAACCGACGTCTGCGGGAACCACTGCGCCTTGTCCTCGTGCCCCTCGTACTGTTTGGTCGCCTCGAACAGCCGCCGCTCCAGCCCGTCGCCCGAGTAGATGTCCTTCGGCACCACCTGCGAGTTCCGGAAGGCGAGCGTGATGTTGTACTGCGCCATCGCGTCCCAGGACAGGTTCTTCGGCTGCTTGTCGCCCGAGAACCGGTACCACGCCGGCGCGCCCTCGAGCCCGATCTCGCCGGCCTTCGGCTTCCGCCAGCCGACGTTCTCCGGACCCATCAGCGAGACAGCCCGGCCCTCGTCGCTGTAGATCCAGTCGAGCATCTTGATCGCCGCGACCTGCGCCTCCTTGCTGGCCTTGTTGGTCAGCATGAACGTGTACCCGGTCGAGCTCGGGTAGTTGTACCCGGTGTAGCTCTTGCCCTCCGGCCCGGTCAGCGGCGGCACCGCGTCGTACTGCTTGTCGCGTCCGTCCTTGGAGTCCAACTGGACGAAGATGCCCGGCCACAGCACCGGCACCGAGCCGAGCACGACGGCCTTCGGGTTGTTGCCCTGGGCCTGCAACGCCTGCGCGTTCTGCGTGAACGCGGCCTGGTCGATCAGCCCGTCCTTGTAGAGGCCGTGGATGTACTTCAGGCCTTCCTTCCACTGGTCCGAGGTCACCGGCGTGACGACCTTGTCGCCGTTCAGCGTGACCAGCGACCGTAC containing:
- a CDS encoding nitroreductase/quinone reductase family protein; protein product: MSSPGATGWNDAARDASLSHLPDHIRRAIEITPAAGTSERIIDITTLGRRTGRPRRIEIFFNRAAGNTYLCSGAGGAATDWHANLLANPDFTFHLKNKIRADLPARATPVTDPAERQAVLTEIVADLNQPHDPGTIRPTHLEDWTNSRLMRISFHDQP
- a CDS encoding iron-siderophore ABC transporter substrate-binding protein is translated as MKKLIGIVASAAVLVLAGCGGGGDTKSADAGVGDKEVATGGRLFGTADAETAKLGSDAAPGAFPRTVKHALGETKLEAKPSKIVVLDSGELDDVLALGITPVGMATTAGQNGVPSYLADKAQGIKTVGGISELNLEAIAALKPDLILGSKLRANDLYDKLSAIAPTVFSIRPGFPWKENFLLVADSVGEESKATEILNGYQKRADEVKSKVEGTPTISLVRFRPGEIRLYGNKSFIGVILKDVGLPRPKIQDVEDLAVEVSQENIGQGAGDWIFYSSYGKPETTDENKVVNGNLWKSLAAVKAGKAERVDDEVWFLGLGPIGAMKVLDDLQNLLGSKG
- a CDS encoding glycoside hydrolase family 95 protein, whose amino-acid sequence is MSHELWFRTPAPDWFEALPLGNGRLGAKVYGQVADERIALNLDDVWSGDGPRTLTVADGPAVLADVRRMLLEDDDQLAATERTRALQGPLVESYQPLADLVISSATPTSATPTSATPTSATPTSATPTSATPTSATPTSATPTSASAASAASAAPAAPLAGYRRSLDLRSGIAAVDYTVDGVRFRGETFVSAPDQVLVWTLIADNPVVDLQIGLESQHPVRVEATGDIYGVVGHAPSDLTIEYRDSPDPIRYQEGRGIGFGVALRVFADGSVVTSAEGVVVRGASRVTVVLAAASTFAGWKVPPGRDPLVALAAAVEVLDSVDVLDSVAVDKLRERHVEDHVALYDRASLELGPIVDNPTADRLRAVAAGGNDPDLVALTFNLGRYLLMASSRPGTQAANLQGIWNQDRRPMWASDWTNNINTQMNYWLADLTGLSECFEPLTDLLEGLAESGAETARILYDAPGWVAHHNADLWRATWPVGEGGDDPVWAMCATCGVWLTAHLMEHYRFTSDVDFLRERAYPVIAGAAEFVLSMLVPDRDGVLQFIPSTAPEHHFVLPSGAKASVDLTSTYDIWLIRELFANLVEAEGVLGLSSPLAARATAARLPDIRVTPDGRLHEWPTDWAPSEPQHRHQSHLYGLYPGAEIDPVRTPDWAAAARASLELRTAGAVNGGWTAAWLVALWARLYEPARAVAVIQDYLSRLVSDNLLHRDGDIFQIDANFGMTGCIPELLLQSHTDVIRILPALPTEWPDGSFRGLRARGGLAFDVSWRDGALTEAVVRATYAGTHRIAWQGGERTVELAAGQQLDLLR
- a CDS encoding extracellular solute-binding protein, with translation MRSSVSKVAALAAAGALALAACSSDKSGKGAENETSADGKVVIDAFAPADPSNGTNLDTNAVTKLVSDKFKIQFRWQTTTFDAGPAKEKRQIALASGDYPDLFLLIPWVDGFTQAEVLKLGQQGVAQPLEELIKENAPNIQKALGSNKTFKEMSTAPDGHIYALPQWSDCFHCTYPDKLWINSAWLKKLGLQVPKTTDDLRKVLEAFKTRDPNGNGKADEIPMTTDVQDSSLIAYLMNAFAYNPVGANNGVRSLVTLNGDKVVTPVTSDQWKEGLKYIHGLYKDGLIDQAAFTQNAQALQAQGNNPKAVVLGSVPVLWPGIFVQLDSKDGRDKQYDAVPPLTGPEGKSYTGYNYPSSTGYTFMLTNKASKEAQVAAIKMLDWIYSDEGRAVSLMGPENVGWRKPKAGEIGLEGAPAWYRFSGDKQPKNLSWDAMAQYNITLAFRNSQVVPKDIYSGDGLERRLFEATKQYEGHEDKAQWFPQTSVWPDPSLSGELATLQTNLNNYVNQNQLAFITGSKNIDTEWDAYVKGLESTGMPRYLEINQQAYDKYKSGSK